In Sulfitobacter sp. M39, the following proteins share a genomic window:
- the cobN gene encoding cobaltochelatase subunit CobN, with protein sequence MHVVFRESHGLDQSDLPQDLGQTPADLVVLSFSDSDLGAFAAGWHRAEGGLPSLRLANLVALKHPLSVDTYAEQTLAGAKAVLVRLIGGESYWPYGLATLQDMARKQQIALAVLPADGQPDPRLDALSTLPHSTLRRLQHLCDTGGAVAAQAALAQLSLAAGLYAGPAKGAKTVPEAGFYRPHTGVIPAPEPSDKPCAIVTFYRSYLTAADTDPVDALITALDARGFDAVGLFAPSLKGDTAPWIAQQIARLDPAVIVNATAFSAQRGPDEPSVLGASDCPVVQVALSTARRRDWAGSERGLSPTDLAMHVVLPEVDGRLFGGVVSFKQPGKRDEALQYSRFAHRADANRVDFIADRVQRLHQLRVQDNAAKSVGVVLSTYPGKDWNMAHALGLDALASLREMTAQLAAQGYDVDAQDFTDTQTVASRLGTETLRWPLAEYEAALAKLPQALREDLIESWGAPHDDPLFHDGAFCFPALRSGKLLVALQPERGALAERDDDYHDLSRTPRPGYVAFYLWLQQQADAMVHVGAHGTLEWLPGKSVALSDACWPEALIGPMPVIYPFIVNDPGEAAQAKRRIGAVTVGHMPPPLVTSKLPDAFGRLERLLDEYSTADGLDPARRDRLIADIRAEAQGRGVEQDLGLDASASAAEALTRIDRFVCDIKETQYGDGLHVFGAGDHGTGEIDGLIAALSARFVPPGPSGSPYRGRSDVWPTGRNLFTTDPRAVPSRAAYTQGVKLAEELLRKHLQDHGDWPKGLVMDMWGSATIRTAGEEFAMALHLAGLSPRWDDGSDRVSGFDILPLALLNRPRIDVTLRVSGLFRDMFPGLAQLFETAIAKLAERPETAADNPYLVQTPRVFGPRPGSYGLGIGTAMDDYSDEARTAAGEAWLAASSYAIDARGEITYARDALETQLTRADSFVHLQDLPETDLLMAEDYAAHEAGFAAAMQRLGKGGAAALYHLDATRPDQPRARTLTEELARVVRARAANPDWATGMMAHGFRGAAEIAATLDHLAAFAHLAGVVPDHLFDAMFDATLGRDDLVDFMQDANPEALAALRARFDALHRAGLWTSRRNSVLAELGSPA encoded by the coding sequence ATGCATGTCGTCTTTCGCGAAAGCCACGGACTGGACCAAAGCGATCTGCCCCAAGACCTGGGGCAGACGCCGGCGGATCTGGTGGTGCTGTCCTTTTCGGACAGTGATCTGGGGGCTTTCGCGGCGGGCTGGCATCGGGCCGAGGGGGGCTTGCCGTCGTTGCGGCTGGCCAATCTGGTCGCGCTGAAACATCCGTTGTCGGTCGATACCTATGCCGAACAGACCCTTGCGGGGGCCAAGGCGGTATTGGTGCGGCTGATCGGGGGGGAAAGCTATTGGCCCTATGGGCTGGCGACCTTGCAGGATATGGCGCGCAAACAGCAGATCGCGCTGGCGGTGCTGCCTGCGGACGGGCAACCCGACCCGCGGCTCGACGCGTTGTCGACGCTCCCCCATTCGACGTTAAGACGCTTGCAACATCTGTGCGATACGGGCGGCGCGGTGGCTGCGCAGGCGGCACTGGCGCAGCTGTCGCTGGCCGCGGGGCTTTATGCGGGGCCGGCCAAAGGGGCCAAGACCGTGCCCGAGGCGGGGTTCTACCGCCCCCATACCGGTGTGATCCCTGCGCCGGAACCATCCGATAAGCCGTGCGCGATTGTGACCTTCTACCGGTCCTATTTGACGGCTGCCGATACCGATCCTGTGGATGCGCTGATCACCGCACTCGACGCCCGTGGCTTTGACGCCGTGGGGCTCTTCGCGCCCAGCCTCAAGGGGGACACCGCGCCGTGGATCGCGCAGCAGATCGCCCGGCTTGATCCGGCGGTGATCGTGAACGCCACCGCTTTCTCCGCCCAGCGCGGGCCGGATGAACCCTCGGTCCTGGGCGCATCGGATTGCCCCGTGGTGCAGGTCGCCTTATCGACCGCGCGTCGGCGCGATTGGGCCGGATCAGAGCGCGGGCTGTCGCCCACCGATCTGGCGATGCATGTCGTCTTGCCCGAGGTCGATGGCCGTCTGTTCGGAGGAGTCGTAAGCTTCAAGCAGCCCGGCAAACGGGACGAGGCGCTGCAATACAGCCGTTTCGCCCATCGCGCCGACGCGAACCGCGTGGATTTCATCGCCGATCGCGTGCAGCGCTTGCACCAGCTACGGGTGCAGGACAACGCGGCAAAGTCGGTGGGGGTGGTGCTGTCCACCTACCCCGGCAAAGACTGGAACATGGCCCATGCGCTGGGGCTGGATGCGCTGGCCTCCCTGCGGGAGATGACGGCGCAGCTGGCGGCACAGGGCTATGACGTGGATGCGCAGGACTTTACCGATACGCAAACGGTTGCCAGCCGTCTGGGCACCGAAACGCTCCGCTGGCCGCTGGCAGAGTATGAGGCCGCGCTTGCAAAGCTGCCACAGGCGTTGCGCGAGGATCTGATCGAAAGCTGGGGCGCGCCGCATGATGATCCTCTGTTTCACGACGGGGCGTTCTGTTTTCCGGCGCTGCGCAGTGGCAAGCTGCTGGTCGCCTTGCAACCCGAACGCGGGGCGCTGGCCGAACGTGATGATGACTATCACGATCTAAGCCGCACGCCGCGCCCGGGCTATGTCGCCTTCTATCTGTGGCTGCAACAGCAGGCGGATGCGATGGTGCATGTCGGAGCCCATGGCACACTGGAATGGCTGCCAGGCAAATCCGTCGCCCTGTCTGACGCCTGTTGGCCCGAGGCGCTGATTGGCCCGATGCCGGTGATCTATCCCTTTATCGTCAATGACCCCGGTGAGGCCGCGCAGGCCAAACGCCGTATCGGGGCCGTGACCGTGGGCCATATGCCTCCCCCTTTGGTGACATCGAAACTGCCCGATGCATTCGGACGGTTGGAACGGCTGCTGGATGAATACTCGACCGCGGACGGGCTGGACCCTGCGCGGCGCGACCGGCTGATCGCCGATATCCGAGCCGAGGCGCAGGGCCGCGGGGTTGAACAGGACCTCGGCCTTGATGCCAGCGCCAGCGCGGCAGAGGCGCTGACCCGCATTGACCGCTTCGTCTGCGACATCAAGGAAACACAATATGGCGACGGGCTGCATGTCTTTGGCGCAGGCGATCATGGGACGGGCGAGATCGACGGGCTGATCGCGGCGCTTTCGGCGCGGTTTGTGCCCCCTGGCCCGTCGGGATCACCCTATCGCGGGCGCAGCGATGTGTGGCCCACGGGGCGTAACCTGTTTACCACCGATCCACGGGCTGTGCCCTCGCGTGCGGCCTATACCCAAGGGGTGAAGCTGGCCGAGGAATTGTTGCGCAAGCATTTGCAGGATCACGGCGACTGGCCCAAAGGGTTGGTCATGGACATGTGGGGCTCTGCCACCATCCGCACGGCGGGCGAGGAGTTTGCCATGGCGCTGCATCTGGCGGGTCTGTCCCCCCGCTGGGATGACGGCAGCGACCGTGTGAGCGGGTTCGACATTCTGCCGCTTGCGCTGTTGAACCGTCCGCGCATTGACGTGACCCTGCGGGTGTCGGGCCTCTTCCGCGATATGTTCCCCGGTCTGGCGCAGTTGTTCGAGACGGCAATTGCCAAGCTGGCCGAGCGTCCCGAAACGGCTGCTGATAACCCCTATCTGGTGCAAACCCCGCGTGTCTTTGGCCCGCGCCCGGGATCCTATGGCTTGGGGATCGGCACCGCGATGGACGACTATTCCGACGAGGCGCGCACGGCGGCGGGCGAGGCATGGCTGGCTGCGTCGTCCTACGCGATCGACGCGCGCGGAGAGATCACCTATGCCCGCGACGCGCTTGAGACGCAGCTGACGCGGGCCGATAGTTTCGTGCACCTGCAAGACCTGCCCGAGACCGATCTGCTGATGGCAGAGGATTACGCCGCCCATGAAGCCGGCTTTGCCGCAGCGATGCAGCGTTTGGGCAAGGGCGGGGCCGCCGCGCTATATCATCTGGACGCCACCCGCCCCGACCAGCCCCGTGCCCGCACCCTGACCGAAGAGCTCGCCCGTGTGGTGCGCGCCCGTGCCGCCAACCCCGATTGGGCCACTGGCATGATGGCGCATGGTTTCCGCGGTGCCGCCGAGATTGCCGCGACACTGGATCACCTTGCCGCCTTTGCGCATCTGGCGGGCGTCGTGCCGGACCATCTGTTCGACGCCATGTTCGATGCCACGCTGGGGCGCGATGATCTGGTCGACTTTATGCAGGACGCCAACCCCGAGGCACTTGCTGCATTGCGCGCGCGGTTTGATGCCTTGCACCGGGCGGGGCTTTGGACCTCGCGCCGCAACTCTGTCCTTGCCGAATTGGGAAGCCCCGCATGA
- the cobG gene encoding precorrin-3B synthase, which yields MSAPQVFGWCPGALRPMMSGDGLVVRLRVPMGRLSPEQIRRVATLARTHGNGMIDLSARANLQLRGVTTDSHAALVDGLREIGLVDADLAAEARRNITVTPFWQDGDDSHRVAQALAHALSNDGAPDLPSKFGFAIDCGARPVLTRTSADIRIERSAAGLICRADGAEVGQSVSVETAADAALTLARWFLDTGGVTDGRGRMAAHIATKGAPVGADTAPLPAAPVLEPGVTPQGTLLGFAFGQTTAESFVQLAELGALRLTPWRMVLMEGVTPSAPLPDFITDARDPRRRVQVCTGAPGCRQALSDTRHAARAIAAHLSPDSDDTIHISGCAKGCAHPAPAPVTLTASHDGHFTLIRHGRAGDPPQSAPLTVTQIQDRRL from the coding sequence ATGAGCGCGCCGCAGGTCTTTGGCTGGTGCCCCGGTGCGCTGCGGCCGATGATGTCGGGCGACGGGCTGGTGGTGCGGCTGCGTGTGCCGATGGGGCGGCTGAGCCCTGAGCAGATCCGCCGCGTGGCCACGCTGGCGCGCACCCATGGCAACGGGATGATCGACCTGTCGGCCCGCGCGAACCTGCAACTGCGCGGGGTGACAACGGATAGCCATGCCGCACTGGTTGACGGGCTGCGCGAGATTGGCCTTGTCGATGCCGATCTGGCGGCAGAGGCGCGGCGCAATATCACCGTGACGCCGTTCTGGCAGGATGGGGACGACAGCCACCGCGTGGCACAAGCGCTGGCCCATGCGCTTTCCAACGATGGCGCACCCGACCTGCCCAGCAAGTTCGGCTTTGCTATCGATTGCGGGGCGCGGCCTGTGCTGACGCGCACCTCCGCCGATATCCGGATCGAACGTAGTGCTGCTGGCCTGATCTGCCGGGCGGACGGGGCAGAGGTGGGGCAGTCGGTGTCCGTCGAGACTGCCGCAGATGCCGCACTGACGCTGGCCCGCTGGTTTCTGGACACCGGTGGCGTGACCGACGGGCGGGGGCGCATGGCCGCGCATATCGCGACGAAGGGGGCTCCTGTGGGCGCTGATACCGCCCCCCTGCCCGCTGCGCCCGTCCTTGAGCCGGGTGTGACCCCGCAAGGCACGCTTCTCGGGTTTGCCTTTGGCCAGACCACGGCGGAAAGCTTTGTGCAGCTGGCGGAGCTTGGCGCCCTGCGGCTGACCCCTTGGCGCATGGTGTTGATGGAAGGGGTCACCCCCTCGGCTCCTCTGCCCGATTTCATCACCGACGCCCGCGATCCGCGCCGCCGTGTGCAGGTCTGCACCGGTGCCCCCGGCTGTCGTCAGGCCCTGTCAGACACACGCCATGCGGCCCGCGCCATCGCCGCGCATCTGTCGCCCGACAGCGACGACACGATCCATATCTCGGGCTGCGCCAAAGGCTGCGCCCATCCCGCCCCTGCCCCCGTTACGCTGACCGCCAGCCATGACGGGCATTTCACCCTTATCCGCCACGGGCGCGCAGGCGATCCGCCGCAAAGCGCGCCGCTGACAGTGACCCAAATTCAAGACAGGAGGCTTTGA
- a CDS encoding precorrin-8X methylmutase, with the protein MPHTYETNGAAIYLESFATIRAEADLARFTPDEERVAVRMIHAAGLVGLEKHVQFSENMAQIARAALADGAPILCDAHMVSEGITRTRLPADNQIICTLRDAKVPELAKQMGNTRSAAALELWRPHLSGALVAIGNAPTALFHLLNMLEDPDCPRPAAIIGCPVGFVGAAESKEALMQDLPVPSMIVQGRLGGSAITVAAVNALATWKE; encoded by the coding sequence GTGCCCCACACCTACGAGACCAACGGTGCCGCGATCTATCTAGAGAGCTTTGCCACCATCCGCGCCGAGGCCGATCTGGCGCGGTTCACCCCCGATGAAGAACGTGTCGCCGTGCGGATGATCCACGCCGCCGGTCTGGTCGGGCTGGAAAAGCACGTACAGTTTTCTGAAAACATGGCGCAGATTGCACGGGCGGCGCTGGCGGACGGTGCGCCGATCTTATGTGATGCGCATATGGTGTCCGAAGGGATCACCCGCACGCGCCTGCCCGCTGACAACCAGATCATCTGCACCCTGCGCGACGCCAAGGTGCCAGAGCTGGCGAAGCAGATGGGCAACACGCGCTCTGCCGCGGCGCTGGAACTGTGGCGGCCGCATCTGTCGGGGGCCTTGGTAGCCATCGGCAACGCGCCCACGGCGCTGTTTCACCTGCTCAATATGCTCGAAGATCCCGACTGCCCACGCCCTGCGGCCATCATCGGTTGCCCCGTCGGCTTTGTCGGCGCGGCGGAATCGAAAGAGGCGCTGATGCAGGATTTGCCCGTGCCGTCGATGATTGTGCAGGGGCGTTTGGGCGGTTCGGCAATTACAGTCGCCGCGGTGAACGCGCTGGCCACGTGGAAGGAATAA
- a CDS encoding precorrin-2 C(20)-methyltransferase — MGKVICIGLGPGDPELMSVKAHRLLTGAQHVAFFRKPGRRGQARTIVDGIMAETAVEHAMEYPVTTEIHFSDPEYNRLLSAFYDDWADRLTDLSQTEDVIVLCEGDPFFYGSFMHLHSRLQGRAEVEIVPGITGMSGCWTATGHPITWGDDVLTVLMATLDEEELTTRAANTDALVVMKIGRNLDKLTRALTKAGRLQDAWLVEKGTMAGQTVQKLTEVPAEVPYFSIAIVHGQGRRP; from the coding sequence ATGGGCAAGGTCATTTGCATCGGGCTTGGCCCCGGCGATCCCGAACTGATGAGCGTCAAGGCACATCGCCTGCTGACCGGCGCGCAGCACGTCGCGTTTTTTCGCAAACCCGGACGGCGCGGGCAGGCCCGCACCATCGTGGACGGCATCATGGCCGAGACGGCGGTGGAACATGCGATGGAATACCCCGTCACGACAGAGATCCACTTCAGCGATCCAGAATACAACCGTCTGCTGTCGGCCTTCTACGACGATTGGGCTGACCGTTTGACCGACCTTTCGCAGACCGAAGATGTGATCGTGCTATGTGAAGGGGACCCGTTCTTTTACGGGTCGTTCATGCATCTGCACAGCCGCCTTCAGGGCCGCGCCGAGGTCGAGATCGTGCCCGGCATCACCGGCATGTCGGGCTGTTGGACCGCGACGGGGCATCCGATCACTTGGGGCGATGATGTGCTGACGGTGCTCATGGCCACGCTGGACGAAGAAGAACTGACCACAAGGGCCGCCAATACCGATGCGCTGGTGGTGATGAAGATCGGGCGCAACCTTGATAAGTTGACGCGCGCTTTGACCAAGGCGGGCCGCTTGCAGGACGCATGGCTGGTCGAAAAAGGCACGATGGCGGGGCAGACGGTGCAAAAGCTGACGGAAGTCCCGGCCGAAGTGCCCTATTTCTCGATCGCGATCGTGCATGGTCAGGGGCGGCGCCCATGA
- the cobJ gene encoding precorrin-3B C(17)-methyltransferase, translated as MTGWVRVVGLGPGDEALVTPEVRATVDEATDIVGYIPYVRRIAPRDGLTLHESDNRVELDRAAHALEMAAEGRRVVVVSSGDPGVFAMASALFEALEKGPKDWLATDIRVLPGITAMLAAAARLGAPLGHDFCAINLSDNLKPWSLIEKRLRLAGEAGFAMAFYNPRSASRPHQFATVLDILREACGPETLISFARNVSHPDETLRTVTLAEATPEMADMRTVVIVGNADTRRVGTHIYTPRSVV; from the coding sequence ATGACCGGCTGGGTGCGCGTTGTCGGCCTTGGCCCCGGAGACGAGGCGCTGGTAACGCCAGAGGTGCGCGCCACCGTGGACGAGGCGACCGATATTGTCGGCTACATCCCCTATGTGCGCCGGATTGCCCCGCGCGACGGGCTGACCCTGCATGAAAGCGACAATCGGGTAGAGCTGGACCGCGCCGCACATGCGCTTGAGATGGCGGCCGAGGGGCGACGTGTGGTGGTGGTATCCTCGGGCGATCCGGGGGTCTTTGCCATGGCCTCTGCCCTGTTCGAGGCGTTGGAGAAAGGCCCGAAAGACTGGCTGGCGACCGATATTCGCGTCCTGCCCGGCATCACCGCGATGCTCGCGGCGGCGGCGCGGTTGGGGGCACCGCTGGGGCATGATTTCTGCGCGATCAACCTGTCGGACAATCTGAAACCCTGGTCGCTGATCGAAAAGCGGTTGCGGCTGGCGGGGGAAGCGGGCTTTGCCATGGCGTTTTATAACCCACGCTCGGCCTCGCGGCCGCATCAGTTCGCCACCGTGCTTGATATTCTGCGCGAGGCCTGCGGGCCGGAGACCTTGATCTCTTTCGCGCGCAACGTCAGCCATCCGGACGAGACATTGCGCACCGTCACGCTGGCCGAAGCGACGCCAGAGATGGCCGATATGCGCACGGTCGTGATCGTCGGCAACGCCGACACCCGCCGCGTCGGGACACATATCTACACGCCACGGTCCGTCGTATGA